In Candidatus Poribacteria bacterium, one genomic interval encodes:
- a CDS encoding ABC transporter ATP-binding protein, whose product MNADNTHPTNTEPESRPSAIKTLRRFFFIAWHASRFGAIAQALLTLAHGGIPIGILWASKELVNLIAAFLDEEADLSLETAAPWVVALVLLAMLRNIAGTCDGYLRWKMNNLIGLHQQGALLEATTHIDFAVFDQPQTYDLIQRARQALGHRLTNLLRFLTEVGQLCVTLVGYGVLLWIADPLLVLVVALPALPSAWLKVKTAESRYSHDYAATPVRRMMDYMLSLLLGTTSGQEVRLYGLFNLLFGRWRTNHEKWKEESLAKIWTEARASIGTTIAEMIAYAVAIGILAARIVDGNLTLGDYVVLTGIAAFFQGDLEGLLREIKKILEDVPLLRDLHFLLERGKTARTQSGTETFPQPLQHGIEVQNLRFHYPGATDDVLQDINFHVRPGEIVSIVGVNGAGKSTLIKLLLGLYKPDDGTIRYDEKNIAAIAPEQMALNCAAVFQDFARFRRPVREELVPGPPNFNIDDEALRRVINAVGLEERFQTLPRGLDTFLDPSLGEEGEGAELSGGEWQKVALARALVRNPQILVLDEPTAALDPQAEVELYQRFVELAAGRMTFLISHRIGSARLADRILVLDSGRIVEDGTHEALLARDGLYARFFQAQAHWYQ is encoded by the coding sequence ATGAACGCTGACAATACACATCCCACCAACACCGAACCGGAATCCCGCCCGTCAGCGATAAAGACGCTCCGCCGTTTTTTCTTTATCGCTTGGCATGCGAGTCGATTCGGTGCAATTGCGCAAGCACTTTTGACGCTCGCACACGGGGGCATCCCTATAGGGATTCTTTGGGCAAGCAAGGAACTGGTGAATCTCATCGCTGCGTTTCTCGATGAGGAAGCGGATTTAAGTTTAGAAACCGCAGCTCCGTGGGTGGTAGCACTCGTGCTTTTGGCAATGCTGAGAAATATAGCAGGCACCTGTGATGGCTACCTACGATGGAAGATGAACAACCTTATCGGACTCCACCAGCAGGGCGCCTTACTTGAGGCGACAACGCATATCGACTTCGCCGTTTTTGATCAGCCACAGACGTATGACCTCATACAACGGGCACGACAGGCATTGGGGCATCGGCTCACGAACCTACTACGCTTTCTAACAGAGGTTGGACAACTCTGCGTGACGTTAGTGGGATACGGGGTACTCCTATGGATAGCCGATCCACTGCTGGTCCTCGTAGTGGCGTTACCCGCGCTACCCTCCGCTTGGCTTAAAGTTAAGACAGCCGAAAGCAGGTACAGCCACGATTACGCAGCGACACCTGTACGGCGTATGATGGATTATATGCTGAGTTTATTGCTCGGTACCACCTCCGGACAGGAAGTGCGGCTCTATGGTCTTTTCAATCTGCTTTTCGGACGTTGGCGAACGAACCACGAAAAATGGAAGGAAGAATCGCTTGCAAAGATCTGGACGGAAGCGAGAGCCTCCATCGGTACAACTATTGCTGAAATGATCGCGTACGCAGTCGCGATTGGTATACTCGCTGCGCGTATTGTGGACGGCAATCTCACGCTTGGAGATTATGTGGTTCTTACCGGCATCGCTGCGTTCTTCCAAGGAGATCTGGAGGGATTGCTTAGAGAAATAAAAAAAATACTTGAAGATGTACCCTTGCTGCGTGATTTGCATTTCCTCTTAGAACGCGGAAAAACGGCGCGTACGCAGTCAGGCACCGAGACATTCCCGCAGCCCTTACAACACGGCATAGAAGTCCAGAATCTACGCTTTCACTACCCGGGCGCGACTGACGATGTGTTACAAGACATCAACTTTCACGTGCGTCCGGGAGAGATCGTTAGCATCGTGGGTGTTAACGGTGCCGGAAAATCGACACTTATCAAACTATTGCTCGGATTATACAAGCCTGATGATGGCACAATCCGCTATGACGAGAAAAATATTGCCGCGATTGCCCCAGAACAGATGGCACTTAACTGTGCAGCCGTTTTCCAAGACTTCGCGCGATTTCGTAGACCTGTGCGTGAGGAATTGGTGCCAGGTCCCCCAAACTTCAACATTGACGACGAAGCACTCCGGCGCGTCATCAATGCAGTCGGTCTTGAGGAGCGTTTTCAGACGCTTCCGCGCGGCCTGGATACATTTTTAGATCCTTCACTCGGTGAAGAAGGTGAGGGGGCAGAGTTATCTGGTGGTGAATGGCAAAAAGTTGCACTCGCGCGGGCTTTAGTTCGGAATCCTCAAATCCTTGTCCTTGACGAACCGACAGCAGCGTTGGATCCACAAGCCGAAGTCGAACTCTATCAACGTTTTGTTGAACTTGCAGCAGGACGGATGACGTTCCTGATTTCACACCGAATTGGATCGGCGCGGCTCGCAGATCGGATCTTGGTACTGGATTCGGGACGTATTGTTGAAGACGGGACACATGAGGCATTACTTGCCAGAGATGGACTCTACGCCAGATTTTTTCAAGCACAAGCACACTGGTATCAATAG
- a CDS encoding ABC transporter ATP-binding protein, whose amino-acid sequence MQNVNGKWKTWGLAAKESIIAYFRTFAIVWRSGALSLSGMMFFTLSLGVLPVGEFFVTEHLVNAITAAIGDTGWWRQVVPWLLGLLGLQIYSTVADQLREPLRLNVRENIEIWISEGIVRKSNTIELVEFQTPEFQNALARARTMSGDELEEIVWWIVDSIQQLISVIALGIVLWSLHPLLALLPMVTGIASWWSGSRFAVDTYSLDVEQTPQRRERDALEGILTDRGAGKEVRLYQAQDLWIGRWRKLWKELIQAQQAIERRKFWAHLAIGISRALLYAGSLILLLLAVFRGGLTVGKYIAAINAIVNLDGIWDSVAGYFLLIADDMRRLSGDLYSFLDRDTAAVAKDPSTPQKAPNLTAAQEPSHLQVENVSFFYPNAQEPVLRHVNLTLNKGERVALVGPNGAGKSTLARLLLGLYRPQTGLIRVGDIPLNEAERQQWLTHCSAVFQDFTCYHLTARENIIFGDLEHPERMEVASTAGGAVSVIDRLNAGYETVLGPTFGGRDLSGGEWQRIATARGFMRESPWLVVLDEPTAALDPLAEQAIYERFIQRSSGRTSLIISHRLSSVRTCDRILVLDNGTIVEDGDHETLLANDGLYAQFFRAQAQWYV is encoded by the coding sequence ATGCAAAACGTTAATGGAAAATGGAAGACATGGGGATTGGCTGCGAAAGAAAGTATCATCGCGTACTTCCGTACTTTTGCGATTGTCTGGCGGAGCGGGGCACTCTCGCTTTCAGGGATGATGTTTTTCACACTATCCCTCGGCGTTCTGCCTGTAGGCGAGTTTTTCGTGACGGAACACTTGGTCAATGCAATCACCGCAGCCATAGGTGATACCGGCTGGTGGCGGCAAGTTGTCCCGTGGTTGCTTGGTCTGCTCGGCCTACAAATCTATAGTACGGTCGCAGACCAGTTACGAGAACCCTTACGCCTCAATGTCAGAGAAAACATCGAGATTTGGATTAGTGAGGGGATCGTTCGGAAATCCAATACAATAGAACTCGTCGAATTCCAGACCCCAGAATTCCAAAACGCGCTGGCGCGAGCGCGCACCATGTCCGGTGATGAACTTGAAGAAATTGTCTGGTGGATTGTTGATAGCATCCAACAATTAATCAGCGTCATCGCGCTGGGTATCGTGCTGTGGAGCCTCCATCCGTTGTTAGCATTGCTTCCGATGGTGACCGGTATAGCGTCTTGGTGGAGTGGTTCACGCTTTGCTGTTGATACTTACAGCCTTGATGTAGAACAGACCCCACAGCGGCGAGAACGAGATGCGTTAGAAGGTATTTTGACAGATCGGGGCGCAGGTAAGGAGGTGCGGTTATACCAAGCACAGGACCTCTGGATAGGACGCTGGCGAAAGTTATGGAAAGAACTTATACAAGCGCAACAGGCAATTGAACGGCGTAAATTTTGGGCGCATCTTGCAATTGGTATCTCACGCGCCTTGTTGTATGCTGGTTCCCTTATTCTTTTATTGCTGGCGGTTTTTCGGGGCGGACTTACCGTCGGTAAGTATATCGCCGCGATCAACGCCATTGTCAACTTAGATGGCATCTGGGACAGCGTCGCCGGTTATTTTTTATTGATTGCAGACGATATGCGGCGTTTGTCAGGAGATTTGTATTCGTTTTTGGATCGCGACACTGCAGCAGTGGCTAAAGACCCTTCAACACCTCAGAAAGCACCGAATCTGACAGCCGCACAGGAACCTTCACATCTGCAAGTAGAAAATGTTTCGTTCTTCTATCCAAATGCGCAAGAACCCGTACTTCGTCACGTCAACCTAACATTGAATAAAGGGGAGCGGGTGGCACTTGTTGGCCCCAACGGTGCGGGAAAATCCACATTGGCGCGCCTGCTGCTTGGTCTCTACCGACCGCAAACGGGTTTAATTCGCGTTGGAGATATACCTTTAAACGAAGCAGAGCGTCAGCAGTGGCTAACACATTGTAGTGCAGTGTTTCAAGATTTCACGTGCTATCATCTGACTGCACGCGAGAATATTATCTTTGGTGACCTTGAACATCCCGAACGTATGGAAGTGGCATCGACTGCCGGTGGTGCAGTTTCGGTTATTGACAGACTCAATGCGGGTTATGAAACTGTGTTAGGACCCACTTTTGGGGGACGCGATCTATCCGGCGGCGAGTGGCAACGCATTGCAACAGCAAGGGGTTTCATGCGGGAAAGCCCATGGCTCGTCGTCCTTGACGAACCGACTGCGGCACTGGACCCTTTAGCCGAACAAGCGATCTATGAACGATTTATTCAACGAAGTAGCGGACGGACATCCCTTATAATTTCGCATCGCTTGTCTTCAGTCCGCACCTGTGATCGCATCCTTGTCCTCGATAACGGTACAATTGTTGAAGATGGGGACCATGAAACCTTATTGGCAAATGATGGACTCTATGCACAGTTCTTCAGGGCACAAGCGCAGTGGTATGTTTGA
- a CDS encoding ABC transporter permease, with protein MKVYEGFSTGLSVILQEKMRSALTMLGIIIGVAAVLAMLAIGDGAKRIVMQEFEKYGGHFFVRRNPWIWRGDRVFPNRSGEHLKYEDVLAIEAECPTVESVVPSIADEVLAQSEDGATKWTEYDGVNSYFPIGMQWQIQQGRFFSEDEFNHRRKVCTLGTEVATELFGNQNPIGKEIKLSLQGGRPDRFTVLGVMAKRGTSLQYGFSWDDIVFIPLTTAQDRFKGKRHVNYINIRAVDNDSIEKAAEEVKAVLRKRHRNQDNFFDISFATAAVKELDRISRIIKIMLSSIAGFSLFVGSIGIMNMMLVSVNQRTREIGIRRAIGAKRRDILLQFLIEAVMMCSIGGLLGIGLGIGIGYACSNIAVKIVKVVPQWPVVISPQWMAVSVSISACIGIAFGLYPAVRASQISPIEALRTE; from the coding sequence GTGAAAGTTTATGAGGGATTTTCAACAGGACTCTCTGTCATACTACAGGAAAAAATGCGGTCGGCGTTGACGATGTTGGGTATCATCATCGGCGTTGCCGCTGTGTTGGCAATGCTTGCTATCGGCGATGGTGCGAAGCGCATTGTCATGCAAGAGTTTGAAAAGTATGGCGGTCATTTTTTTGTCCGTCGGAATCCGTGGATATGGCGCGGCGACCGCGTCTTTCCAAACCGCAGCGGTGAACACCTGAAATACGAAGATGTTTTGGCAATTGAAGCCGAATGTCCTACTGTTGAATCTGTGGTACCGAGTATCGCTGATGAAGTGCTCGCGCAGTCTGAAGATGGTGCTACAAAATGGACGGAGTATGATGGCGTTAATTCTTATTTTCCTATAGGGATGCAATGGCAAATTCAGCAGGGACGTTTTTTTTCCGAAGATGAATTCAATCATCGACGAAAAGTCTGTACACTCGGTACGGAGGTTGCAACAGAACTGTTTGGAAATCAGAACCCCATCGGTAAAGAAATTAAACTTTCACTACAAGGGGGAAGACCTGACCGCTTTACCGTCTTAGGCGTTATGGCGAAACGCGGCACAAGCCTTCAATACGGATTTAGTTGGGACGACATTGTGTTCATACCTCTAACCACCGCACAAGACAGATTCAAAGGCAAACGTCATGTCAATTATATCAACATCAGAGCAGTAGACAACGATTCCATCGAAAAAGCCGCTGAAGAAGTGAAAGCCGTTCTAAGAAAACGACATCGCAATCAAGACAACTTCTTTGATATTAGTTTCGCGACTGCAGCAGTAAAAGAACTCGATAGAATTAGCCGAATTATCAAAATCATGCTCAGCAGTATTGCTGGGTTTTCGTTGTTTGTTGGAAGCATTGGCATTATGAACATGATGCTGGTTTCAGTGAATCAGCGTACACGAGAAATTGGTATCCGTCGCGCCATTGGAGCCAAGCGACGCGATATTCTTTTACAATTTCTGATTGAAGCGGTTATGATGTGCAGTATCGGGGGCTTATTGGGTATTGGACTTGGCATAGGGATTGGATATGCCTGTTCAAACATCGCTGTCAAAATCGTTAAAGTTGTTCCGCAATGGCCAGTTGTGATCTCACCACAATGGATGGCAGTTTCTGTTAGTATTTCAGCGTGCATTGGTATTGCCTTTGGGCTTTATCCAGCGGTGAGAGCGTCCCAAATTTCGCCAATTGAGGCATTGCGAACAGAATGA
- a CDS encoding RNA polymerase sigma factor: MRNNNAELIQRILEGDDAAFACLVRKYQKRVHALAWRKIGDFHIAEDITQETFLQVYRKLATLKDPTQFPGWLYVIANRCCLAWLRKKRIQTEQLEEVDITMVESPSYSKHVAAEQAESATETKRELVKNLLAKLKESDRTVLTLYYFGEMTYAEISEFLGVSVNTVATRVHRARERLKQYEPMIREVLSSFQLSPNLTENVMREIPRIKPLPPTGGKPPVITWALATSTVIFVVMMLGISNQYFTRFQQPYNFDATSEMTVEIIDTPVVRDLPSKPDVRNQFGNINGTHKRRGTDMKLNDTLESHFNAIGGLARLSEIRNVRRSGDAQLTQWNGQPVNESGRVEIVAVVGKKSYNQQDFGELFRETSVWNGVGGWQSVMGNSPTILPETEYGRARSTTYMDPLQAIYEEFGNSVFQQIDDELFRGKECLVIRVIDTEDIFYIDKASNLLIGAKTTYTGLNAKNAIAVLHYDDYTDYEGVMLPNSYEIFIGDGALTVNYTITKTEIDSALDETIFEKP; encoded by the coding sequence ATGAGAAATAACAATGCTGAACTGATCCAACGTATCCTTGAAGGCGATGATGCTGCTTTCGCGTGCTTGGTTAGGAAGTACCAGAAGCGGGTTCACGCGCTTGCATGGCGGAAGATTGGCGATTTCCATATCGCTGAAGATATTACGCAGGAGACGTTTCTACAAGTCTACCGGAAATTAGCGACACTGAAAGATCCGACTCAGTTTCCGGGGTGGCTTTATGTCATCGCCAATCGTTGTTGCCTCGCGTGGCTCCGAAAGAAAAGGATCCAGACAGAACAATTGGAGGAGGTAGATATAACAATGGTAGAGAGCCCTTCATATTCCAAACACGTCGCTGCAGAGCAGGCAGAAAGTGCAACGGAAACTAAACGCGAACTGGTTAAAAACTTATTGGCGAAATTGAAGGAAAGCGATCGTACCGTTCTGACGCTCTATTACTTCGGTGAAATGACGTATGCGGAGATAAGTGAGTTTTTAGGCGTATCAGTCAATACTGTCGCGACGCGTGTTCATCGTGCCCGGGAACGCTTAAAACAGTACGAACCCATGATTCGAGAAGTACTCAGCAGTTTTCAACTGTCTCCGAATTTAACAGAAAACGTCATGCGCGAAATTCCACGTATCAAACCGCTACCACCTACCGGTGGAAAACCACCAGTTATCACGTGGGCACTTGCAACTTCAACTGTTATTTTCGTTGTGATGATGCTCGGCATCAGTAACCAATACTTCACGCGTTTCCAGCAGCCTTACAACTTTGATGCTACATCCGAAATGACAGTCGAGATTATTGACACACCTGTTGTCCGTGATCTGCCATCAAAGCCGGATGTCCGAAATCAGTTCGGAAATATCAACGGCACCCATAAAAGGAGGGGTACAGACATGAAACTTAATGATACTCTTGAATCACACTTTAATGCGATTGGCGGCCTCGCGAGGCTCTCAGAAATTCGGAATGTCCGACGCTCCGGTGACGCCCAACTCACACAATGGAATGGACAACCTGTGAACGAATCGGGTCGCGTTGAAATAGTAGCAGTCGTTGGAAAAAAATCGTACAACCAACAAGACTTCGGTGAACTTTTCAGAGAAACCAGCGTCTGGAATGGTGTAGGGGGTTGGCAATCCGTTATGGGAAACAGTCCAACAATCCTTCCAGAAACAGAGTATGGACGTGCCAGAAGCACAACCTATATGGATCCATTGCAGGCAATCTACGAAGAATTTGGGAACAGTGTATTTCAACAAATTGACGATGAACTGTTCCGAGGTAAGGAATGCTTGGTGATTCGAGTTATTGACACGGAAGATATATTCTATATCGATAAAGCTTCTAACCTACTCATCGGAGCGAAAACCACCTATACAGGTCTAAACGCGAAAAATGCTATCGCGGTCCTTCACTACGACGATTATACGGATTATGAAGGCGTAATGTTGCCCAATTCCTATGAAATCTTCATTGGAGACGGCGCGCTAACGGTCAATTACACCATTACAAAAACAGAGATTGACAGCGCATTAGACGAGACTATTTTTGAGAAACCGTAA
- a CDS encoding carboxypeptidase-like regulatory domain-containing protein yields MKSCLFFVLFIGIMIPYSVFAETNTAQEGMPESIRQPISPTTGDVEGTVYSQDTDTPLAAAEVHFTELDVSTKTDASGNFQFIGIAPGTYVLSIMHPTSKTPATVKIEVTAGETKQVKIYVGTTVQLETVLVKGQSLPPTISRKVMRGSELVQIPSAGSDALRAIMTLPGIGVPNDFLRALHIRGSAPGDTRIYVDRTPLSYPFHFGGFFSTTHSDSIENIYVYAAGYGAEFGLDSQSVIDIKTRERLNKQRAGVLDLNFISPYGFFETKIGDKGYASIAGRFTTLDLLLGLFFDWTFPTWSDYQLKFAYQLTEKHHLTLNGIGATDHFDFSDTRSSAYFKNGFQAEGVHLRSHLTDRLTSHLSLTHSYNFLNINLGGDPSQDEASANEKFIYSSVQVNVPTYTLREDLSYELTPKLRLEQGFLFAFSPAESTTHTFLPEIISFDDEKLVWEEKFDTFHYSFQQAEGYLQTRYDPLAFLSIALGVRLDYLNLTEKLSIQPRGSLSLTLPTTSTLRFAYGRYEQSPFAYQVLKTNGNRDLKSSITEHYVVELEHELSPQTQLKFALYYKDMEKLVTRSVNVDALFDNTNTVLTTPYRNQGTGFVNGAEIFLRHRVSEKFFGWFSYAYTHAERRETLNASYKPFLFDNTHIASLVANYSPTPKISIGAKWQYVSGTAAVPLSTLLMIQDPVTLGMHPLLSDVTGALAPAAFQAYHRLDLRLSRQRTQWGIPVTEFIEVWNVYNSQNKINFSFPDNLVTEFKKTDSEEFPLDLETSEYKSPVRFPFNFTFGATYKF; encoded by the coding sequence ATGAAATCTTGCTTATTCTTCGTCCTATTTATTGGCATCATGATACCCTACTCTGTGTTTGCCGAAACGAACACTGCTCAAGAGGGTATGCCGGAAAGCATCCGACAGCCTATCTCGCCGACTACGGGTGATGTAGAAGGCACCGTCTACTCACAGGACACCGACACGCCCTTAGCTGCGGCAGAAGTGCACTTCACCGAGCTTGATGTGTCGACAAAAACCGATGCATCTGGAAACTTTCAGTTTATTGGCATCGCACCCGGCACCTATGTCCTGTCAATTATGCATCCAACGTCCAAAACCCCAGCCACTGTGAAAATAGAGGTAACCGCGGGTGAGACCAAGCAGGTGAAAATATACGTTGGAACAACTGTCCAACTTGAAACAGTCCTTGTGAAAGGGCAAAGCCTTCCGCCAACGATTAGCCGTAAAGTGATGCGAGGCAGCGAACTCGTCCAGATTCCCAGTGCTGGAAGTGATGCACTTAGAGCGATCATGACACTGCCGGGAATCGGTGTCCCCAACGATTTTCTCCGAGCACTCCATATCCGCGGAAGTGCGCCCGGCGATACGCGCATCTATGTGGATAGGACTCCGCTCAGCTATCCCTTCCACTTTGGTGGATTCTTCTCAACAACGCATTCGGACAGTATCGAAAATATCTATGTGTACGCAGCTGGTTACGGGGCAGAATTCGGGTTAGATTCGCAATCGGTTATTGACATCAAAACGCGCGAACGTTTGAATAAACAAAGAGCAGGGGTTTTAGACCTCAACTTTATATCTCCCTACGGGTTCTTTGAAACCAAAATCGGAGATAAAGGGTACGCATCCATCGCTGGACGTTTCACCACCCTTGACCTCCTCTTAGGATTATTCTTTGATTGGACCTTTCCGACTTGGTCGGATTATCAACTCAAATTTGCATATCAACTCACCGAAAAACATCACCTAACCCTTAATGGTATCGGTGCGACAGATCATTTCGACTTCTCCGACACCCGGTCCTCCGCATATTTCAAGAACGGGTTTCAGGCAGAAGGGGTACACCTACGCTCACATCTCACTGATAGACTCACGTCCCATCTCTCTCTTACCCATTCCTATAATTTCCTGAATATCAATCTCGGTGGTGATCCAAGTCAAGACGAAGCATCGGCAAATGAAAAATTCATCTACTCATCAGTCCAAGTCAACGTCCCAACGTATACCCTTCGCGAAGACCTTTCCTACGAACTTACACCGAAACTCCGACTTGAGCAAGGATTTCTTTTCGCCTTCAGCCCTGCAGAAAGTACCACACATACCTTTCTCCCAGAGATCATCAGTTTCGATGATGAGAAACTCGTTTGGGAAGAGAAATTCGACACATTTCATTACAGTTTTCAGCAGGCAGAAGGATACCTACAGACCCGCTATGATCCGTTAGCCTTTTTGTCCATTGCACTCGGTGTGCGGCTCGATTACCTCAATTTGACAGAAAAACTCTCCATTCAACCGCGTGGCAGCCTTAGCTTAACACTCCCTACTACCTCTACCCTCCGATTCGCCTACGGTAGATATGAACAGAGCCCCTTCGCGTATCAAGTCCTCAAAACGAACGGAAACAGAGACCTGAAATCGAGTATCACCGAACATTATGTTGTCGAATTAGAGCATGAACTCTCTCCACAAACACAACTCAAATTCGCGCTTTATTACAAAGACATGGAAAAATTAGTCACCCGATCTGTCAATGTCGATGCACTTTTTGACAATACCAACACAGTTCTCACAACACCCTATCGCAATCAAGGAACAGGTTTTGTAAACGGGGCAGAGATTTTCCTACGGCACCGTGTGAGCGAAAAGTTTTTCGGCTGGTTCTCCTACGCATACACCCATGCAGAACGGCGTGAGACCCTCAACGCCTCCTACAAACCCTTTCTTTTCGACAATACACACATTGCCAGTCTCGTTGCTAACTACAGTCCAACACCCAAAATCAGCATTGGCGCAAAGTGGCAATATGTCAGTGGAACCGCTGCAGTTCCGCTAAGCACACTCCTGATGATCCAAGACCCAGTCACGCTCGGTATGCATCCCCTCCTCTCCGATGTCACAGGTGCACTTGCGCCCGCTGCATTTCAGGCGTATCACCGCTTAGATCTGCGTTTGAGTCGTCAAAGAACGCAATGGGGTATCCCTGTAACAGAATTCATCGAAGTCTGGAACGTCTATAACAGCCAAAATAAGATAAATTTCAGTTTCCCTGATAATCTCGTCACAGAATTTAAAAAGACAGACTCCGAAGAGTTTCCGTTAGATTTAGAAACCTCGGAGTATAAGAGTCCTGTGCGATTCCCATTTAATTTCACTTTCGGTGCTACATACAAATTTTGA
- a CDS encoding DUF1932 domain-containing protein, protein MPNTVGILSPGDMGHTVGNVLRENGLRVITCLHGRSQRTHELAEKAGIVDVPTYPQLVSEADLILSIMVPAQAMSAASAVAEALQETDTTLTYTDCNAIAPQTVRKLGNVITAVGGTFVDASIIGPPPRTPGATRFYASGPNLDTFSELNNYGLDVRALGDEIGLASAIKMCYASLTKGLTALCTELLTAASVLGVSDALTAEFQLSQSALFERMERGLPSMPPKARRWIGEMEEISATFEHVGLTPNILTGAADMYRFVGDTHLADLPPEARDEFPTLAELIEILAENLKLK, encoded by the coding sequence ATGCCCAACACTGTCGGAATCTTAAGTCCTGGTGATATGGGGCACACTGTCGGGAACGTCCTTCGTGAAAACGGTTTGCGCGTCATAACCTGTCTGCACGGAAGAAGTCAACGCACCCATGAACTCGCTGAGAAAGCAGGTATTGTGGATGTGCCGACGTATCCGCAACTTGTTAGCGAAGCTGACCTTATCCTCTCAATTATGGTACCTGCACAGGCGATGTCCGCTGCGTCCGCAGTCGCGGAAGCATTGCAGGAGACCGACACAACGCTGACATACACCGACTGCAACGCCATCGCACCCCAGACGGTTCGCAAATTGGGAAATGTGATCACCGCCGTAGGTGGAACTTTTGTTGATGCGTCCATTATCGGCCCGCCCCCTCGCACACCGGGAGCAACACGCTTCTACGCATCGGGACCGAACCTCGACACATTCTCCGAACTCAACAATTACGGGTTAGATGTGCGCGCGCTTGGCGACGAGATAGGGCTTGCGTCTGCGATTAAGATGTGCTACGCCTCCCTAACGAAAGGATTGACAGCACTCTGCACAGAGCTGCTCACTGCAGCATCGGTTTTGGGGGTTTCGGACGCATTGACCGCAGAGTTTCAATTGAGCCAATCGGCACTTTTTGAGCGGATGGAGAGAGGATTGCCGAGCATGCCACCGAAAGCGAGACGTTGGATAGGTGAGATGGAAGAGATTTCAGCAACTTTTGAACACGTCGGACTGACACCGAATATCTTGACAGGCGCGGCGGATATGTACCGCTTTGTTGGCGACACACACCTCGCGGATCTACCACCGGAAGCTCGCGACGAATTCCCGACTTTAGCCGAACTGATTGAAATCTTGGCGGAAAACCTGAAATTGAAGTAA